In Caproiciproducens sp. NJN-50, the following are encoded in one genomic region:
- a CDS encoding HK97 gp10 family phage protein, producing the protein MSVIGFQQYMEQLKQLGADLDDSAQRVLSQMNAKAMAETIKQTPVGKYPKGSGKVGGTLRKGWINGGTHKVGNGHESKYHNSVYYSLYVNNGHRIVSKKGETTGWVDGIRMLEYGQNSAQESAQSIFNKEIQRVKKKGGW; encoded by the coding sequence ATGAGCGTTATTGGATTTCAGCAGTACATGGAGCAACTAAAGCAATTGGGAGCTGACCTTGACGATAGCGCACAGCGCGTTTTGTCTCAAATGAACGCAAAGGCAATGGCAGAAACGATTAAGCAGACACCCGTAGGGAAATACCCAAAGGGAAGCGGCAAAGTAGGAGGTACGCTACGCAAAGGTTGGATTAACGGCGGAACTCATAAAGTAGGAAACGGGCACGAGAGCAAATATCACAATAGTGTGTACTATTCGCTTTATGTAAACAATGGGCACCGCATCGTCAGCAAAAAAGGCGAAACGACCGGATGGGTAGATGGAATTAGGATGCTGGAATACGGCCAAAATTCCGCTCAAGAATCAGCGCAATCTATTTTCAATAAAGAAATTCAGCGAGTAAAGAAGAAAGGCGGGTGGTAA
- a CDS encoding phage portal protein — protein MQDLNAIRKYIQNTEGEYAHFAVVAQEGFDYYSNHDKIKNTGAAAIDEVNGYLKLIGANPLHSADNRVSLNRHRLVVDQKIGYLFSEPPQIDVPEDDSGTGDDPLLKQVQDTMGTQWPKVIRQLGLDASNTGKGWLEYWSGKDDTGKNVFDYWYINPLTVRPIYDRSTAKKKLLYLIRAYAFLDAGGNPVTRYEFWDDQEVAYLIKPEATAECKAPTIDFETLPDGTYNIQPHDYGRIPFIEFQNNAHADNDLIMYKDIIDALDKLVSGFANDIDDIQEIIWVLKNYNGEREVTAYNQDGSPKLDNDGNPIKRPVDPVQMMKLKKFVSVDGDNGGGVEPIQAPIPFEARSKFREILNEEFWFSAMAVNPNPPTSGDQSGVYISYLYGQLEEKAGLMETEFRTAIDEFLKAILHYLGSDESTQFNQTWKRTKPQNDTEISAIIAQTPNTVMSDETKTKVHPLVDDWQAERAQIEKEQQEREKNLLDQYNQQAGAPGQEKPPGKPEPNANDGGEKE, from the coding sequence ATGCAGGATTTAAACGCAATCAGAAAGTACATTCAGAATACAGAGGGCGAATATGCGCACTTCGCGGTAGTGGCGCAAGAGGGATTCGACTATTATTCCAACCATGACAAAATCAAGAATACCGGTGCCGCCGCAATTGACGAAGTAAACGGCTATCTGAAATTGATCGGAGCGAACCCTCTACATAGCGCGGACAACCGCGTATCGCTGAATCGCCACCGCCTTGTAGTAGATCAAAAGATTGGTTATTTATTCTCTGAACCGCCGCAGATTGACGTACCGGAAGACGATAGCGGAACGGGTGATGATCCGCTACTCAAACAGGTTCAGGATACGATGGGTACGCAGTGGCCGAAAGTAATTCGTCAGCTTGGCCTTGATGCTTCCAACACGGGCAAAGGATGGCTTGAATATTGGTCAGGCAAGGACGATACAGGCAAGAATGTATTCGACTATTGGTATATTAACCCGCTGACAGTTCGGCCCATATACGACCGCTCAACGGCAAAGAAAAAGCTATTGTATTTGATTAGGGCTTATGCGTTTCTAGACGCTGGCGGTAATCCGGTAACGCGCTATGAGTTTTGGGACGATCAGGAAGTAGCATATCTCATTAAGCCGGAAGCAACAGCCGAATGCAAGGCACCTACGATTGACTTTGAGACGCTTCCCGACGGAACGTATAACATTCAGCCGCACGACTACGGCAGGATACCGTTTATTGAGTTCCAGAACAACGCTCACGCCGACAACGACCTTATCATGTACAAAGATATCATCGACGCGTTGGATAAGCTCGTGAGCGGCTTTGCAAACGATATTGACGATATTCAGGAAATTATATGGGTGCTAAAAAACTATAACGGCGAGCGTGAAGTTACGGCATACAATCAGGATGGTAGCCCAAAGCTTGACAATGATGGGAATCCAATTAAGCGCCCGGTTGACCCTGTGCAGATGATGAAACTGAAAAAGTTTGTATCTGTAGATGGAGATAACGGCGGCGGGGTTGAACCGATTCAGGCACCTATTCCTTTCGAGGCTCGTTCAAAGTTCCGCGAAATCCTCAACGAAGAATTCTGGTTTTCTGCAATGGCAGTCAATCCGAACCCCCCGACTTCGGGCGATCAGTCAGGGGTGTACATTTCATACCTTTATGGGCAGTTGGAGGAAAAGGCCGGGTTAATGGAAACCGAGTTCAGGACCGCAATTGATGAATTTTTGAAAGCGATTCTTCACTATCTCGGTTCTGATGAATCCACACAATTCAACCAGACGTGGAAACGGACAAAGCCGCAGAATGATACAGAGATTTCAGCAATTATCGCGCAGACGCCGAACACGGTCATGTCGGACGAGACTAAGACCAAGGTTCACCCGCTGGTTGATGACTGGCAGGCAGAGCGGGCGCAGATCGAGAAGGAGCAGCAGGAGCGAGAAAAGAACCTGCTCGACCAATACAACCAGCAGGCGGGCGCTCCGGGGCAGGAAAAGCCTCCCGGAAAGCCGGAGCCGAATGCAAATGATGGGGGTGAAAAGGAATGA
- a CDS encoding phage tail terminator family protein yields the protein MTIPTNIWFNPSLNARRLASTLTIADNLLIGTAVVMANLFPTMKVDIGNRKSGVSPPELAVNLYQQQNSKRLADTDEFTFGLEITYIPKDSTDRAEISHTIFLLLQNLDVIPSDIGTFRMLDKSSDITDGLGHVTGNVTAWEILPDDSAIIQKATKEVNI from the coding sequence GTGACTATTCCAACCAATATATGGTTTAACCCGAGTTTGAACGCTCGGAGGCTTGCAAGCACATTAACCATCGCTGACAATCTTTTGATAGGGACCGCCGTTGTTATGGCAAACCTGTTTCCGACTATGAAAGTTGATATAGGGAACCGAAAGTCCGGGGTAAGCCCTCCTGAGCTTGCGGTTAATCTTTATCAGCAGCAGAATTCAAAGCGGCTGGCAGACACAGACGAATTTACTTTTGGCCTTGAAATAACCTATATTCCAAAAGATTCAACAGATCGTGCTGAGATTTCTCACACGATTTTTTTATTGCTTCAAAACCTTGACGTGATTCCTTCCGACATCGGCACGTTTCGGATGCTTGATAAAAGCTCGGACATTACCGACGGATTAGGACACGTGACCGGAAACGTCACGGCGTGGGAGATCCTGCCTGACGATTCCGCAATTATCCAGAAAGCTACAAAGGAGGTTAACATATGA
- a CDS encoding phage scaffolding protein has protein sequence MLEWLKTILGDTYTEDIDKKVSTEIGKGFVSRTDFNTANEAKKTLEGQIADRDKQIKGFEKLAGDNEALKTQLTQAQEANKTAKTDYEANLKKVTLDSKVETALLGAKAKSTKAVRALLDESKISIDGDNVLGLNEQLEALKKDSAYLFGDAQTQNPPPPVKGDPPKTGDNDMAQWAKEAGVKLPKT, from the coding sequence ATGCTCGAATGGCTAAAAACAATCTTAGGTGATACGTACACCGAAGATATTGACAAAAAAGTATCTACCGAAATCGGCAAAGGATTTGTTTCCCGCACTGATTTCAACACTGCAAACGAGGCAAAGAAGACCCTTGAAGGTCAAATCGCCGACCGAGACAAACAGATCAAAGGCTTTGAAAAGTTGGCCGGTGACAATGAAGCCTTGAAAACGCAGTTGACACAGGCGCAGGAAGCAAACAAGACAGCCAAAACCGATTATGAAGCCAACCTGAAAAAGGTCACGCTTGACAGCAAGGTTGAAACTGCTTTGCTTGGCGCAAAAGCCAAAAGCACAAAGGCCGTCCGCGCTTTGCTGGACGAAAGCAAAATTTCAATTGACGGGGATAACGTCCTAGGCCTGAATGAACAACTTGAAGCCTTGAAAAAGGATTCGGCTTATTTGTTCGGGGACGCGCAGACGCAGAATCCGCCGCCGCCGGTAAAAGGCGATCCGCCTAAGACCGGTGATAATGATATGGCACAATGGGCAAAAGAGGCAGGAGTAAAACTGCCGAAAACATAA
- a CDS encoding phage tail sheath N-terminal beta-sandwich domain-containing protein codes for MIQILPGTNVTVQAGERAAELVATGIVAMPFALNWGDTVTEINASDDTLYSLGYKRSDYTGAGMKLVAEVLHSADKLILYRSNTDGGVKATGTVVTGITATAKYVGTLGNDITVTVTASGESWVIKTLVGTTEIDSQIVTDESEFVANDFISVSGTGTLAAASVKLTGGTNGTPRSTEADLWLAEMEKYTFNVIAYCGSTAATITALRAFVADQRAKNNMIQAVMSGVAADNVAIYNNTVGGGPDDYDLSALEACSTIAGLVAEVGITGSLTHHQISWWTKVSPSLTHTQQETAVQSGQLIVALIYGVPTVVYDINSLVTYTDEAPKDFHKGLIMRTLDNYAMNLQKLLDTKCIGKIRNSVEGRAQIKAKVVKLTTENYLNPGYLEDFTADDVTINAGTDSDSVVATANIKVADTVDKIQITVIA; via the coding sequence ATGATCCAGATTTTACCCGGAACAAACGTTACAGTTCAGGCTGGGGAACGTGCGGCGGAGCTTGTCGCAACTGGTATCGTTGCTATGCCATTCGCCTTGAATTGGGGCGATACGGTGACGGAGATCAATGCCAGCGATGACACGCTTTATTCGCTCGGATACAAACGCTCTGATTATACCGGCGCTGGAATGAAACTCGTTGCCGAAGTTCTTCACAGTGCAGATAAATTGATTCTTTATCGGTCGAATACCGATGGCGGTGTAAAGGCTACTGGAACAGTAGTAACCGGAATTACGGCAACAGCAAAGTATGTCGGTACCCTTGGCAATGACATCACTGTGACGGTAACGGCAAGCGGCGAGTCCTGGGTGATCAAAACATTGGTTGGAACTACTGAGATTGATTCTCAGATAGTTACCGATGAATCGGAATTCGTCGCAAATGATTTCATTTCAGTCTCAGGCACCGGCACGCTTGCGGCGGCTTCGGTCAAACTGACCGGCGGCACAAACGGTACTCCACGCTCCACAGAGGCGGATTTGTGGCTTGCAGAGATGGAGAAGTACACATTCAATGTAATCGCCTACTGCGGAAGCACGGCGGCAACAATTACCGCGCTTCGCGCATTTGTAGCGGATCAGAGAGCAAAGAACAACATGATTCAGGCCGTAATGAGCGGCGTTGCTGCGGACAATGTTGCCATTTACAATAATACCGTGGGCGGAGGCCCTGACGATTACGATCTGTCTGCGTTGGAGGCATGCTCCACAATTGCGGGACTGGTTGCCGAAGTCGGGATTACAGGCAGTTTGACCCACCACCAAATCAGTTGGTGGACAAAAGTTAGTCCCAGCCTTACGCATACGCAGCAGGAAACCGCCGTGCAGAGCGGGCAGCTGATTGTCGCATTGATTTATGGTGTCCCCACCGTCGTGTATGACATCAATTCACTGGTTACATACACCGACGAGGCCCCGAAGGATTTCCACAAAGGGCTGATTATGCGGACGCTTGACAACTACGCTATGAATCTGCAAAAGCTCCTGGACACGAAGTGCATCGGCAAGATCAGGAACAGCGTAGAGGGTCGCGCTCAGATCAAAGCGAAAGTCGTAAAACTCACTACTGAAAATTATCTGAATCCCGGTTATCTGGAAGATTTCACCGCAGACGATGTAACAATCAATGCCGGAACCGATTCCGACAGCGTTGTTGCAACGGCAAACATCAAAGTCGCTGATACGGTGGATAAGATTCAGATCACCGTTATTGCGTAA
- a CDS encoding minor capsid protein, whose translation MPSYWEQRSIDSIGRMEKAVNGQLPDLIASFEQAKRDLNGTVFRFYVRYANNNKISLDEAQKILSLSELREFRGDLAEFEKLAKDSIGTFNLQVDNLSVKARVTRYEALLTQCDATLQKLYQEQRQQIESTATQIYTEEYYHRLFDIEQYTGFQFKFSKLADSAIRKVIEQPVFGMDISEHLWRQDIDTGFKIRQTLTNMFVTGRPPQDFSEELQKQIGAVRVDKQGNVTGTGKKYESYRLLYNESSHVTGQANYQAYVDDGIEKYEIVAVLDKATCNICAPLDGKTYDLSKKIEGINYPPFHVNCRCVAAPHVDVEGFDSTRIARDPETGKSYQTTAQTYEEWAKGKGI comes from the coding sequence ATGCCGTCGTACTGGGAGCAGCGCTCGATTGACAGCATAGGCCGCATGGAGAAAGCCGTAAACGGTCAGCTCCCGGACCTCATAGCATCGTTTGAGCAGGCCAAGCGCGACCTCAACGGCACCGTGTTCCGCTTCTATGTCCGATATGCGAATAACAACAAAATCTCGCTGGACGAGGCGCAGAAGATCCTTTCTCTTTCCGAGTTGCGGGAGTTTCGCGGCGACTTGGCGGAGTTTGAAAAACTCGCAAAGGATTCCATCGGCACGTTCAACCTTCAAGTTGACAACCTGTCCGTGAAAGCCCGCGTGACCCGCTATGAGGCGCTCCTGACACAGTGCGACGCCACTCTGCAAAAGCTTTATCAGGAGCAGCGGCAGCAGATTGAGAGCACGGCAACACAGATTTACACTGAGGAGTATTACCACAGGCTTTTCGACATTGAGCAGTACACAGGTTTTCAATTCAAGTTTTCAAAACTGGCAGACAGCGCAATTCGAAAAGTGATTGAGCAGCCGGTTTTCGGAATGGATATTTCAGAACACCTATGGCGGCAGGACATTGATACAGGCTTTAAGATCCGGCAAACATTAACAAATATGTTTGTCACTGGCAGACCTCCGCAAGACTTTTCCGAAGAACTTCAAAAGCAGATCGGCGCTGTTCGCGTTGATAAGCAAGGCAATGTAACCGGAACCGGCAAGAAATACGAATCTTACCGACTTCTTTACAATGAATCGTCGCACGTTACCGGTCAGGCCAATTATCAGGCATATGTGGACGATGGCATAGAGAAATATGAAATCGTCGCAGTGCTGGACAAGGCAACATGTAATATCTGTGCTCCACTTGATGGCAAGACATACGATCTATCAAAAAAGATTGAGGGCATTAATTACCCACCTTTCCATGTGAATTGCCGGTGCGTTGCCGCGCCGCATGTCGATGTTGAAGGGTTCGACAGTACACGAATAGCCCGTGACCCTGAAACAGGCAAATCCTATCAGACAACAGCGCAGACATATGAAGAATGGGCGAAAGGAAAAGGCATATGA